Within Micromonas commoda chromosome 9, complete sequence, the genomic segment CAGCCAAGCGAAATACGAAGGTGGTTGTTAATACAAACTGTGAAAAATAGAGATAACCTATCTACAGATACATTGATTGCGTGCTGGAAATATTGGTACATCAGTGTTGTGGCGCCTACGAGTAATACGTACGCCTTCGTGTTTGTCGCTGACTTATTTTGCAGCAACAGCCTTCTCtgtcgtcgcgacgacgggcgacCCAGGAGCCTCGTTCGTGGCGGTGGGAGCCTgaaacgcgggcggcggtggaaaTCCACCAGCCGCTGCTcccatcatcgccgccatcgccgccgggttgaACATGGCGTACGGGTTCGGAATCATCGCCGGTGGCCACATCATGGCGGGATTCGGCGGGGCCTGGCTGGAGGTGGAGCCGTTCGCAGCAGCCGCTGCCGCAGCCAAGTGAGCGAAGGCAGCGTGAGGAGGCCACATTTGCGGCACAGAAATTGCCACCGTAGCGGGTTGCGCCTGCGcaggcgccgcgggcttcgaAGATCCGATATCAACCTTGGGGGCGATGCGGGTTGGCTTCGGCGTTCCGTCAGCGGGCACCATACGAGGGGGTGGCGCGGTCTCGGGCTGCCTCGGCAACTCCGGAACAGGCATGCCTTTCTCCTCCGCGATAACCTTGATGTCGTTTCGCAGATCCGTGTTCTTGCTCGCCAGGCTCTTCATCTCGTCGTACAGAGCGTTGACCTGATCCCTCAGTGTCTTGTTGGTCTCCTCTAGGACCTTGGCCCGTCCGCTCAGGTCGTCAAAAATTTCGTGCTTGCGTCGAATCGTCTGCCTTGCGCTCTCCCTGTTGGCCTGCACACGACGCAACCGCTTagcctccctctcctcctcggactccTGCACCTTGTTCGGACCCCTGCCCCGCTTCTTGACCTGTCCTTTACCGCCATCCACCTGACCCTTCTTGCCTCCAGCCTTCCCTCCCTTGGAGTTTGCAGCACCCCTGTTCTTGGCTCGCTTTTTCCCCCGCTTCTCGAGGTgcacgccggcgtcggcgagctgcAGCAGCGACTCGAACCCGAggttctcctcgtccgtcgcctcgggcACGTGCCTGATCTGAGGTTTGTCGACGTGCTCGGCAcccgggtcggcgccgcgcgccttctGGCGACCCCACTGAAGAGGCGCGTCCAtgttggccgccgcgacgggaagATTGTCCTTCTTGGAGCCAGCGACGTTAATtcccgcctcgcgtcgacctcCGCGGCTCCTTGCGCGCTTCGCCGTGGCGGGAACCACGCCGTTACCGCTCGACGATttcttggcggcggctttggctTTCGCCCCGCCTTTGCCTTTCGCGGCGGGCATCGTGCTCAGGGCCCGCTCGAAGCCAACCTGGTGACgaacgcgggggacgcgggaTGTCAGAAAACGTTGTGAACGCGGTTCTGGCGGGGTAGCGCTTGCGTCCTCTCGAGGTTCGGAGGACGTCCGAGACGCGCTCCAGTACTCTGAGGTGCGCAAAAATCGTGttcggtggcgcgcgcgacgcgcgcacgtcgtcgcgacctcggcgacgcgcgcctcaTCAGCGCGGAAAGTGCCAAGTGGAAAGAGTCAGCAGACAGGCGCCAAAGAAATACCTTTCCGCGGGAGCCTGGAATTACCTGTCTGCGTCCGCTCCCAACGAACTGCGAACGCGTCGTACCTGCACCAGAGCGAGTCCGATGCTACGAGGGCCCGCGAATACGGGTACTCGGcgcctcgcgcacgtcgttCTGAGCTCCGCGTGAGGCCTCGACCTTTCAAAATCGTGGCGGCCGGGTTTTGCTTTTCCCTCATTTTCGCGCTTTTCGTGGTTCGATGCGCAATTTGATTGGTCCGGTTCAACGAGCAAACGTGCCAGGTCGGCATCCGAACCTTTTCGCGGGACTCCAACTCAAGAATCGACGGTTTGCGGCGCGAAGCGTCGGTTGATTTTTTTTACCTGCGGAAAAAATCTCCGCTCTCGGCACGCTGCGAACTCGGAGCTGCTGGAGCAGGCGGGTCTGGTCAGCCCTGTGGAGCCCACAAGCAGGCTGGAGCCCATTTTCAAGGATCACACAACAACGGGGGGAACGGTTGGCCGGGACGGATGCGGGAAACGGCTGGGGTAAAACGAATCGCCCTCGCGCCATCCACAAACTACGAGCGTCAGCTGCTCGAAGACGCGTTCGATCGGTGAGTTCATCGACACCTCGTCGACCCTCGGGAACGTCCTCCCCATCGCGGCCCCGTTTGCAACGACAGCCAGTCGGCACCTCAACACCACACGTCTTCTTTCGCAGGTTCGGATGGGAACGCGTGAACTCGCCGCGTGAGGCGACGCTGCAGTGGGGGAAGGCTCGCGATATCGACTGGCGGGCggtgctcgacggcgagctggtGGCTAATAGCTACTACCTCAAGACGGCGTTGACGCGAAAAGCTGATTTGGCCAAACTCCTGGCCAAACACGCAAAGATCGTCGGGCCTAACTCTCCAGCGACGTCGGCTGTACCCGAGACGCACGTCATCGACTTGGACGATAGCGACGATAGTGACAATGAAAGTTCGTCCCTGCCCGCGTGGTTCGCTACCACGGGAGGGGCTTGGGTGCTGAAGCGCTCCGAGTCtaaccgcggcgaggacatATTTTTTGTGCGATCTGAGTCACCCGAGGACAGGTTGGAAGCTGAGCGACTCCTGGCGGCtgatcgcggcggggagtCGCCATGGGTGCTGCAGCGGTACATCAAGCGTCCAATGCTTGTCGATGGGGACTTCAAGTTCCACCTACGGGTTATGGTGTTGGCGATTGACGATCTCAGAGTGTTTGttcacgacgccgcggttgCCCTTTGCGCCGCAGAACGGttcggggaggaggacggcgtggacctGAGCAATAAATTCGCGCACGCCACGAACCACTGCGTGCAGAAGAAACATGGGGGGGACGGGAAAACGACAGAATCCAACTCGTTCACGATAGATGAGCTgtgcgagcgcgtgcggCTTCCGAAGGACTCGCCAACTGCGGCTGCGTTGTCTGAGTGCATTCGCAACCAGATTGACGCCGTCGTGAAGGACCTGTTCTTTGCCGCTCGAAGTCGTGCATCCCCCGCTGTCGGGTTCTTTCCCATGGCTGGGTCTTTCGAGCTCTTCGGATTGGActtcatcgtcgacgaggacggcaaGGTTTGGCTGCTTGAAGTCAACTCCGACCCAAGCCTCGCGGTGTTTGGCGAGAGGCTTAAGCCGTTGTGTTCGGATTTGATTGTCGACGTGGTTCGTGTCGTGAGTGGAGACACGAACAAAGTCGACGGCGGGTTCCGGTTGGTGCTCGAGTTACCGCCCAGGTTTCCAGACGCTACCGAAGCCCGCCGTCGGGTCTCGAAGCTGGTGTCTATCGTGGGATCGTTCACTGCCGGCACCTATGATGAACATGAAGGAGGGAAGAAGGTTGCGTCAATCGCGAttggcgcgccgggcgcaaAGGGTGCGGCCAAGGCATTGGCCGCAAGGGAAGATTGGGAGGTGACGACCAACCCAAACGCCCCGTTGTGTTCGCTACAATGGGCCCCGCATCGCACGGTGCGTTGGGAACGAGTGATGGAGGAATCGCCCGCAACGAGGCTGGTGGCCAGCCACCACTACGCGAGGGCGGgtctcctccgtcgcgtggAGCTTTTCTCGGCTCTTGCATCTGCGGGAGCGATTGGTTCGATGCCGGCGACATTGACGCTGACTAAGAAGGGTGTCGCCGCTGCAGGTGAGGATGCGGCAGCTGCGCTCGAAACGGCTGCGGGAGGAGCTTGCAGGTGGCGCTTGAGGCAAGGTGGCCCGGTGGTGATTTGCCCGTCAGCTGCAGACGTAGTGAGGCGCATTTCTGGAGGAGATGAAACGCAACGGTGGAGCGTGGTTCAGCAGATTGAGGGCAGCGTCATGGAGTTGAGAGCGACAGTGCTAGTCGCAGGCAGTCTTCACGTCGGCCTTCATCGTAACATCTCGGG encodes:
- a CDS encoding predicted protein; amino-acid sequence: MREKQNPAATILKGRGLTRSSERRARGAEYPYSRALVASDSLWCRYDAFAVRWERTQTEDASATPPEPRSQRFLTSRVPRVRHQVGFERALSTMPAAKGKGGAKAKAAAKKSSSGNGVVPATAKRARSRGGRREAGINVAGSKKDNLPVAAANMDAPLQWGRQKARGADPGAEHVDKPQIRHVPEATDEENLGFESLLQLADAGVHLEKRGKKRAKNRGAANSKGGKAGGKKGQVDGGKGQVKKRGRGPNKVQESEEEREAKRLRRVQANRESARQTIRRKHEIFDDLSGRAKVLEETNKTLRDQVNALYDEMKSLASKNTDLRNDIKVIAEEKGMPVPELPRQPETAPPPRMVPADGTPKPTRIAPKVDIGSSKPAAPAQAQPATVAISVPQMWPPHAAFAHLAAAAAAANGSTSSQAPPNPAMMWPPAMIPNPYAMFNPAAMAAMMGAAAGGFPPPPAFQAPTATNEAPGSPVVATTEKAVAAK
- a CDS encoding predicted protein: MRETAGVKRIALAPSTNYERQLLEDAFDRFGWERVNSPREATLQWGKARDIDWRAVLDGELVANSYYLKTALTRKADLAKLLAKHAKIVGPNSPATSAVPETHVIDLDDSDDSDNESSSLPAWFATTGGAWVLKRSESNRGEDIFFVRSESPEDRLEAERLLAADRGGESPWVLQRYIKRPMLVDGDFKFHLRVMVLAIDDLRVFVHDAAVALCAAERFGEEDGVDLSNKFAHATNHCVQKKHGGDGKTTESNSFTIDELCERVRLPKDSPTAAALSECIRNQIDAVVKDLFFAARSRASPAVGFFPMAGSFELFGLDFIVDEDGKVWLLEVNSDPSLAVFGERLKPLCSDLIVDVVRVVSGDTNKVDGGFRLVLELPPRFPDATEARRRVSKLVSIVGSFTAGTYDEHEGGKKVASIAIGAPGAKGAAKALAAREDWEVTTNPNAPLCSLQWAPHRTVRMRQLRSKRLREELAGGA